A DNA window from Macadamia integrifolia cultivar HAES 741 chromosome 4, SCU_Mint_v3, whole genome shotgun sequence contains the following coding sequences:
- the LOC122075662 gene encoding protein SAWADEE HOMEODOMAIN HOMOLOG 1 has product MVRLRPRKNRAFSGFTEAETARMEELLKENGEESLKQNSCCKLAKSFNCSAGRAGKSPVTWKQIQSWLQNKQQDLTEKTTSSPIASNGPVAPPHVPVSNGLLGSSSEMAKVKMDPDLSNLEFEARSSKDGAWYDVAKFVTHRVLPSGETEVRVRFIGFGAEDDEWVNVKKAVRERSLPLEPSECRKVKVGDLVLCFQERTDQSIYYDAHVSKIQRRLHDIRGCRCIFLIRYDHDNIEESVRLRRLCRRPSYYDPPGNA; this is encoded by the exons ACTGCGAGAATGGAGGAGTTACTCAAGGAAAACGGTGAAGAATCCCTAAAACAGAATTCCTGCTGCAAGCTTGCAAAGAGTTTTAA TTGTTCTGCGGGTCGTGCTGGGAAAAGTCCGGTGACATGGAAACAG ATACAAAGTTGGCTTCAAAATAAGCAGCAAGATTTGACAGAAAAAACTACTTCCTCACCTATTGCCTCCAATGGACCAGTTGCGCCTCCACATGTGCCAGTTTCAAATGGTCTCCTTGGTTCTTCTTCCGAAATGGCTAAAG TTAAAATGGATCCAGATCTGTCGAATTTGGAGTTTGAGGCCAGGTCATCAAAAGATGGGGCATG GTACGATGTTGCTAAATTTGTCACCCACAGAGTTCTTCCTTCGGGCGAAACT GAAGTACGAGTAAGATTTATAGGATTTGGTGCTGAGGACGATGAGTGGGTTAATGTTAAGAAGGCGGTACGTGAGCGCTCTCTTCCTTTAGAGCCTTCAGAATGCCGTAAGGTCAAGGTTGGGGATCTTGTCCTTTGTTTCCAG GAGAGAACAGATCAATCAATCTACTATGATGCACATGTTtcaaaaatccaaaggaggTTACATGACATAAGGGGTTGCAGGTGCATCTTCTTGATTCGCTATGACCATGATAACATTGAG GAAAGTGTTCGTTTAAGGAGATTGTGTCGCCGGCCATCATATTATGATCCACCAGGGAATGCTTGA